A section of the Spirosoma pollinicola genome encodes:
- a CDS encoding FIST signal transduction protein: MKLRQSVFDADNWTIITETTGFSGHKAQLILAFGERALLDKPGLYQQLRELYPAAAIVINSTAGEIFDDKVCDDSIVVTAIEFEKTTIRSVQIDISDRSESYAAGRQLAQTLDDETLAAVFVISDGGLVNGTQLIDALNHGLDRIVPITGGLAGDAARFERTLVGLNQPPAVGKIVGIGFYGSELTVGTSSMGGWDVFGPEREVTRSEYNVLYQIGDKQALDLYKEYLGKYASGLPSAALFFPLSMRATPDSHPLVRTILTIDEATRSMTFAGDMPEKSLVRFMTANLDRLIEAAAVAAHTARKHLAVEPELAILVSCVGRKLVLGQRVDEEVEAVREVFGSPSVLTGFYSYGEISPIAPDARCELHNQTMTITVFSEK; this comes from the coding sequence ATGAAACTCAGACAGTCCGTCTTTGACGCTGACAACTGGACTATTATAACTGAAACCACCGGTTTTTCTGGTCACAAAGCACAGTTAATACTTGCTTTTGGTGAACGCGCTCTACTTGATAAGCCTGGTTTGTACCAACAGCTCCGGGAGTTATACCCAGCTGCTGCAATCGTTATAAATTCAACTGCGGGAGAAATTTTTGACGACAAAGTGTGCGACGACAGTATTGTTGTTACGGCTATAGAGTTCGAGAAAACAACCATCCGGTCGGTACAGATCGATATTTCGGATCGCAGTGAGAGTTATGCTGCCGGCAGGCAGCTGGCGCAGACACTGGATGATGAAACGCTGGCAGCTGTATTTGTCATCTCCGACGGGGGTCTGGTCAATGGTACTCAGCTAATCGACGCCCTGAACCATGGCCTCGACCGCATCGTCCCGATCACGGGTGGGCTGGCCGGTGATGCAGCCCGTTTTGAGCGCACCCTGGTCGGTCTAAACCAACCACCGGCTGTTGGCAAAATCGTTGGCATTGGTTTTTACGGTTCGGAGCTTACAGTGGGCACCAGTTCGATGGGTGGCTGGGACGTATTTGGGCCCGAACGCGAAGTGACCCGCTCAGAATACAATGTGCTCTATCAGATTGGGGATAAACAGGCCCTTGATCTCTATAAGGAGTATCTTGGAAAATATGCCAGCGGCTTACCCTCAGCAGCTTTATTTTTCCCATTATCGATGCGCGCAACGCCCGATTCACACCCGCTGGTGCGTACTATTTTGACTATTGACGAGGCAACCCGAAGTATGACATTTGCGGGCGATATGCCCGAAAAGAGTCTCGTGCGCTTTATGACAGCAAATCTGGATCGGCTGATCGAAGCGGCAGCCGTGGCAGCCCATACTGCCAGGAAACATCTGGCAGTAGAACCCGAGTTGGCTATTCTGGTGAGTTGTGTTGGGCGGAAACTGGTGCTGGGGCAGCGGGTAGACGAAGAAGTAGAGGCCGTGCGTGAGGTGTTCGGTTCCCCTTCAGTACTAACGGGATTTTATTCCTATGGCGAGATATCGCCCATTGCACCTGACGCTCGCTGCGAACTACACAATCAAACCATGACGATTACGGTCTTCTCTGAGAAATAA
- a CDS encoding PAS domain S-box protein has protein sequence MLFPENEQSRVKALHAYHVLDTLPEKEFDRLTELASLICEMPISLVTLVDDKRQWVKARTGLDLKATERDTSFCQYTILNDSLLEVEDATQDPRFKDNPLVTSDPHIRYYAGYPLTDPEGHSIGAFCVLDFSPRKLTKAQQKALKLLSESAIELIIEHREKQELTYIKSLFSLSNDLICVVGHDGYLKKINPAFQQVLGWDESYLLTTPIQKLVHPEDQAATKQIIAKLTSADQRAVNFVQRFQCKDGMFRDLQWVTTPEPATGNFFAIGRDITEEKQKELRLFHSENKFRSFFENSQGLMCIHDLEGRFLTVNTAGAHALGYHPDELIGQRLADIVPVNQQEGLDAYLETIRKTGKATGLMQTLHKNGSLLMWLFNNILETESDGHSYVIGNAIDISRRHQLEVELKQTTQMLKQTNEVARIGTWEVDVIHNIIIWSAVTRAIHEVGEDFIPTFESALSFLAGKDLELITDAMNRSIAEGVSYDLELQIITATGRNVWVRALGTPEFENGKCKRLFGTFQDIDEKKKAEQALLNEKLRLSAFVEHAPAAVAMFDRDINYIAVSNRWMEDYHLTESVIGLSHYAVFPNQSAEWKAIHARGVAGIVSKKEGDVWRPEGWDHDQHAKWEVRPWYQFDGTVGGIMLFTQDITEAYLQREELTKAKLLAEQASQAKSEFLANMSHEIRTPLNGVIGFTDLVLKTSLNATQHQYLSIVNQSANALLSIINDILDFSKIEAGKLELAIEKADLYEIGSQAADITTYQVQGNEIEMLLNISSDLPRFVYVDSVRLKQILVNLLGNALKFTKKGEIELKISALSNPEQEQVTIRFEVRDTGIGIKEDMQAKIFDAFSQEDPSTTKKYGGTGLGLTISNKLLGLMGSHLQLTSKLGEGSCFFFELTLKAEPGEPIEWRDLDQIRRVLIVDDNEHNRLILRQLFLLKQIVVDEASNGFEALQFIAQGNLYDVILMDYHMPYMDGLETIQKIRTNFSHPFDKQAIILLHSSSDDERIVKASQVLDINHRLMKPVKLDALYHALSRLDQQDDSASQRFIEPEVSVENRILKVLIVEDNQVNQLLAETIVSRIAQNAQIILANNGLEAVQAYEREQPDLILMDIQMPEMNGYESTQRIREMEQNGPKHATILALTAGNVKGERERCLAAGMDDYITKPITEETIIPFFTKWQKIDPPATETNHNVNELDIHLDLKQLQEIAGHNQAFVIELMKVAEHELENSLATLKLQARQGSLTGLNAAGHKLYGTAISAGMPILARLAHEFEYLTDLSSDEVNQMIENIDSEVKLITSLLTY, from the coding sequence ATGTTATTTCCCGAAAATGAGCAGTCAAGAGTAAAAGCTTTACACGCTTACCATGTTCTGGATACGCTGCCCGAGAAGGAATTTGACAGGCTGACTGAATTGGCATCTCTCATTTGTGAGATGCCAATTTCGCTGGTAACGCTTGTGGATGATAAACGGCAATGGGTCAAAGCCAGAACGGGTTTAGATCTCAAAGCGACAGAGCGGGATACTTCTTTTTGCCAGTATACAATACTGAACGATAGCCTGCTGGAGGTAGAAGATGCGACCCAGGATCCTCGATTCAAAGACAATCCGCTGGTAACCTCCGACCCCCACATACGGTATTATGCGGGTTATCCGCTAACAGATCCGGAGGGTCATTCGATAGGCGCATTTTGCGTGCTGGATTTTAGCCCCCGAAAGCTCACGAAAGCCCAGCAAAAAGCGCTGAAACTATTGAGTGAATCCGCCATAGAATTAATTATCGAACACCGGGAAAAACAGGAACTTACCTACATAAAAAGTCTATTCTCGCTCTCAAACGACTTAATCTGCGTAGTTGGTCACGATGGCTATCTGAAAAAAATCAATCCTGCTTTTCAGCAAGTATTAGGGTGGGACGAATCGTATTTGTTGACTACCCCGATTCAAAAACTGGTTCATCCTGAAGACCAGGCGGCTACAAAACAAATTATAGCCAAACTGACATCGGCGGACCAGCGAGCCGTGAATTTTGTTCAACGATTTCAATGCAAAGACGGAATGTTTCGGGATCTGCAATGGGTGACCACGCCGGAACCGGCCACAGGTAATTTCTTTGCAATTGGCCGGGATATAACCGAGGAAAAACAGAAAGAACTCCGGCTATTCCATTCAGAAAATAAATTCCGCTCGTTTTTTGAGAATTCTCAGGGTTTAATGTGCATCCATGACCTGGAAGGCAGGTTTCTGACCGTGAATACCGCCGGTGCGCACGCCTTGGGCTACCATCCTGACGAGCTAATAGGTCAACGGCTAGCTGACATTGTTCCGGTGAATCAACAGGAGGGACTAGATGCCTATTTAGAGACTATACGGAAAACTGGTAAGGCTACCGGGCTCATGCAGACGCTGCATAAAAATGGCTCCTTACTTATGTGGTTATTCAACAATATTCTGGAAACAGAATCGGATGGGCATAGCTATGTAATCGGAAATGCGATTGATATCAGCCGCCGACACCAGTTAGAAGTTGAGCTGAAGCAAACGACTCAAATGCTGAAACAGACCAATGAGGTGGCCCGTATAGGTACCTGGGAGGTCGATGTTATCCATAACATCATTATTTGGTCGGCTGTTACCCGAGCCATCCATGAAGTAGGGGAGGACTTTATACCCACTTTCGAGTCGGCGCTATCGTTTTTAGCCGGGAAAGACCTGGAACTTATTACAGACGCAATGAATCGGTCTATTGCCGAAGGCGTATCCTATGACCTCGAACTTCAGATCATAACTGCTACCGGACGAAACGTTTGGGTGCGTGCGCTGGGAACGCCTGAATTTGAGAACGGTAAGTGCAAGCGGCTATTCGGTACCTTTCAGGATATTGATGAGAAGAAAAAAGCCGAACAGGCACTTCTGAACGAGAAATTACGACTCTCGGCCTTTGTTGAGCATGCTCCGGCTGCGGTGGCCATGTTCGACCGCGATATCAATTACATAGCGGTCAGTAATCGCTGGATGGAAGACTATCATTTAACTGAAAGCGTCATTGGTTTATCGCACTATGCCGTATTTCCAAATCAATCCGCTGAATGGAAAGCTATTCATGCCAGGGGCGTTGCCGGAATCGTGTCTAAAAAGGAGGGCGATGTATGGCGACCGGAAGGCTGGGATCACGATCAGCATGCAAAGTGGGAGGTAAGGCCCTGGTATCAATTTGACGGCACGGTAGGGGGAATTATGCTGTTTACGCAGGATATAACCGAAGCCTATTTACAGCGGGAGGAGCTGACGAAAGCTAAATTACTGGCCGAACAGGCCAGTCAGGCTAAATCGGAATTTCTGGCCAACATGAGCCACGAAATCAGGACACCGTTAAACGGGGTCATCGGTTTCACAGATCTGGTATTGAAAACATCGCTCAACGCCACACAGCACCAATACCTGTCCATTGTCAATCAATCGGCAAATGCCTTATTGAGCATTATTAATGATATCCTGGATTTTTCAAAAATTGAAGCGGGTAAACTGGAACTGGCCATTGAAAAAGCAGACCTCTATGAAATTGGTAGTCAGGCTGCCGATATCACCACGTATCAGGTACAGGGCAATGAGATTGAGATGCTGCTTAACATATCATCTGATTTACCCCGATTTGTGTATGTCGATTCTGTACGCTTAAAACAGATTTTGGTCAATCTGCTGGGGAATGCGCTCAAATTCACTAAGAAGGGAGAAATTGAATTAAAAATTTCTGCACTGAGTAATCCTGAGCAAGAGCAGGTTACTATTCGGTTTGAGGTGAGGGATACCGGCATTGGTATAAAAGAAGACATGCAGGCGAAGATATTTGATGCCTTCTCGCAGGAAGACCCCTCTACCACCAAAAAATACGGCGGAACCGGTCTGGGGCTCACCATCTCCAATAAATTACTGGGGTTAATGGGAAGCCACCTTCAACTAACCAGTAAACTGGGAGAAGGAAGTTGTTTTTTCTTCGAACTAACGCTGAAAGCCGAACCGGGCGAACCAATTGAATGGCGGGACCTTGACCAGATCAGAAGGGTGTTAATTGTGGATGATAATGAACACAATCGCCTTATTTTACGTCAACTGTTTTTGTTAAAGCAGATTGTTGTCGATGAGGCAAGTAATGGCTTTGAGGCACTTCAGTTCATTGCGCAGGGCAATCTGTATGATGTCATTTTGATGGATTACCATATGCCTTACATGGATGGGCTGGAAACCATCCAGAAGATACGTACTAATTTTTCGCACCCGTTTGATAAACAGGCTATCATTCTCCTGCATAGCTCGTCGGATGATGAACGGATTGTAAAGGCTAGTCAGGTTCTGGATATCAATCACCGGCTGATGAAGCCAGTTAAGCTGGACGCTTTGTATCACGCTTTATCGCGTCTGGACCAGCAGGATGATAGTGCTTCGCAAAGGTTTATCGAGCCGGAGGTCTCTGTTGAAAACAGGATCTTGAAGGTGTTAATTGTTGAGGATAATCAGGTCAACCAGTTATTAGCAGAAACCATCGTTTCCAGAATAGCCCAAAATGCGCAAATAATTTTAGCCAATAATGGGCTGGAAGCCGTTCAGGCCTATGAACGGGAGCAACCTGATTTAATACTGATGGATATCCAGATGCCGGAAATGAATGGCTACGAAAGCACACAACGGATTCGGGAAATGGAGCAGAATGGCCCAAAACACGCAACTATTCTTGCCCTAACGGCCGGGAATGTAAAAGGGGAGCGTGAGCGTTGTCTGGCGGCCGGAATGGATGATTATATCACCAAGCCAATTACTGAAGAGACGATTATTCCATTTTTTACTAAATGGCAGAAAATAGATCCGCCTGCAACCGAGACGAACCATAACGTTAACGAACTTGATATCCACCTCGATTTAAAACAACTTCAGGAAATAGCTGGTCATAATCAGGCTTTTGTTATAGAATTGATGAAAGTTGCCGAACATGAGCTTGAAAATTCGCTTGCCACACTAAAACTACAGGCCCGGCAGGGAAGCTTAACGGGGTTGAATGCCGCCGGGCATAAGCTGTATGGTACGGCGATAAGTGCGGGTATGCCCATATTGGCTAGACTGGCTCATGAGTTTGAATATCTAACAGACCTTAGTTCAGATGAAGTAAACCAAATGATTGAAAATATAGATTCAGAAGTGAAACTTATTACTTCTTTATTAACTTATTGA
- a CDS encoding serine hydrolase, with protein sequence MKNNLLAIVLFAIFYCSNSLLAQPKKPASDPIARYDAYIQQAVREWKVPGLTVTVIKDGKVLLKKGYGVRELTGPQAAKTEPVTTQTLFAMASTTKAMTAACLGMMVDEGKLRWDDPVTNYLPDFQLYDPAVTREVRVRDLLIHNTGVGNADVLWAAMQIPSDEIIHRMRLVKPSYSFRAGFIYQNIMYLAAGKVLEKVSGMTWETFIRTRIFEPLGMSRTKALFGQITDPNRAKPHVAVNDSVRPINSLKEEGLVDAVGPAGSVWTCPDDVTAWMQCMLDSGRYQGKVLLKPATWAELFKPQTLVTDSEFYPTQLLTKPVWKTYGLGWFQQDYRGHRMNFHTGSLTGMVAIHGQLPDQKVAVYVQGNLDHAELRHALMFRAFDEFALGVDHDWSAEFQKLYGGLKQKARLSERKADSTRVLNTKPSLPLTAYVGSYTDPLSGKADVTLKDGRLYFSLNNVMTGYLEHWHYDTFRLVYDQFWNGRDPLSFVLDASGKVAKLSSSGLDLIKVPGSKQMDNE encoded by the coding sequence ATGAAAAATAATCTTTTAGCTATTGTACTATTTGCCATCTTTTATTGCTCAAATTCTCTTTTAGCCCAACCGAAGAAACCAGCCAGCGATCCCATCGCCCGTTATGATGCCTATATACAGCAGGCCGTTCGTGAATGGAAGGTGCCCGGCCTGACCGTTACTGTCATAAAAGATGGAAAGGTTCTCCTGAAAAAAGGCTACGGCGTTCGGGAGTTGACGGGGCCGCAAGCCGCTAAAACAGAACCTGTTACTACTCAAACGCTCTTTGCGATGGCATCGACGACAAAAGCCATGACAGCAGCTTGTCTCGGTATGATGGTCGATGAAGGAAAGCTTCGCTGGGATGACCCCGTTACCAATTACCTGCCCGACTTTCAACTATACGACCCGGCTGTAACTCGGGAGGTCCGGGTACGCGATTTGTTGATCCACAATACGGGCGTAGGAAATGCCGATGTGCTTTGGGCCGCCATGCAGATTCCGTCCGATGAGATTATACACCGGATGCGGCTCGTTAAACCGTCCTATTCCTTTCGGGCGGGCTTTATCTATCAGAATATTATGTATCTGGCGGCAGGTAAAGTACTCGAAAAGGTTAGCGGCATGACTTGGGAAACATTTATACGCACCCGAATTTTCGAGCCGCTGGGTATGAGCCGGACGAAGGCCCTGTTCGGGCAAATCACTGATCCGAATCGGGCAAAGCCGCATGTTGCCGTAAACGACTCCGTTCGGCCGATAAATAGTTTGAAAGAAGAAGGGCTGGTTGATGCCGTTGGGCCGGCCGGATCAGTCTGGACGTGTCCTGATGATGTAACTGCCTGGATGCAGTGTATGCTCGATTCTGGTCGATACCAGGGCAAAGTTTTACTGAAACCCGCAACCTGGGCTGAACTATTCAAACCCCAGACGTTAGTAACTGACAGCGAATTTTATCCGACTCAACTTCTTACCAAACCTGTCTGGAAAACATACGGACTTGGCTGGTTTCAGCAGGATTATCGGGGGCATCGCATGAATTTTCATACGGGTAGCCTGACCGGGATGGTTGCCATTCATGGTCAACTGCCTGATCAGAAAGTAGCTGTCTATGTGCAGGGTAATCTCGATCATGCTGAATTACGCCATGCGCTGATGTTCAGGGCGTTCGATGAGTTCGCGCTTGGCGTTGACCACGACTGGAGTGCAGAGTTTCAGAAGTTATACGGTGGGTTGAAGCAAAAAGCCAGACTAAGCGAGCGGAAAGCCGATAGCACGCGGGTGTTAAACACCAAACCCTCCTTGCCGCTAACGGCTTATGTAGGTTCCTATACCGACCCGCTTTCCGGTAAAGCCGATGTGACGCTGAAAGACGGCAGGCTCTATTTTTCGCTAAACAATGTCATGACAGGCTATCTTGAGCATTGGCATTACGACACCTTTCGACTAGTTTACGACCAATTCTGGAATGGCAGAGACCCATTGAGCTTTGTGCTTGATGCCAGCGGTAAGGTTGCCAAACTAAGCAGCTCGGGGCTTGACCTGATTAAAGTGCCCGGAAGTAAGCAAATGGATAATGAGTAA
- a CDS encoding M20/M25/M40 family metallo-hydrolase: MPQKFVLLVTFLITFSANAQTAQQRVRQYRQANETALLDEYREFLSIPNVSADSVNIRKNASFILQMMKKRGISGMLLDGPTPGTTPAVFGEVRVPGAKKTIVFYAHYDGQPVNPKQWAGGLQPFVPVFITAPIEQGGTIVTTYKSGDPIDPTWRLAGRGSADDKAGVMTILNAYDALVKSKIPLTANLKFLFEGEEEVGSTHLGAIFDKHRDKLASDLWIIADGPRHVSGKPIVQFGVRGDVNMYLTVYGAKRPLHSGNYGNWAPNPAMRLVKLLASMKDDNDQVIIKGFYDDVVPLTVSEKQAMANVPNMEAALKKELGIAKPDGNGAPFVDLLMRPTLNINGIQSANVGAMAGNIIPTKAEAVLDLRLVRGNDVTRQMGRVVDHIRAQGYQVLDHEPTDAERQQYPKLIKIQTGVGYNAQRTPMDLPIAQEVIAAVQSASTEQIVLSPSSGGSLPLYLFEKVLKANVVSVPVVNYDNNQHAENENVKVQYLWEGIEILSAIMLIK, translated from the coding sequence ATGCCTCAAAAATTCGTCCTCTTAGTTACCTTTCTCATTACGTTTTCTGCCAATGCGCAAACAGCACAGCAACGCGTTCGGCAATACCGGCAGGCAAATGAAACAGCCTTACTAGATGAGTACCGGGAGTTTCTGTCCATTCCCAATGTCTCAGCCGATTCGGTAAACATTCGTAAAAACGCGTCCTTCATTCTGCAAATGATGAAGAAACGCGGTATTTCGGGTATGTTGCTCGATGGGCCTACCCCAGGCACAACACCTGCCGTATTCGGCGAAGTACGGGTGCCGGGTGCCAAAAAGACAATCGTTTTTTATGCGCATTATGATGGGCAGCCAGTGAATCCAAAGCAATGGGCCGGAGGGTTACAGCCTTTCGTTCCTGTTTTTATCACAGCCCCCATTGAACAGGGCGGAACGATTGTGACAACCTATAAATCGGGCGACCCAATCGACCCAACATGGCGGCTTGCCGGTCGGGGAAGTGCCGATGATAAGGCGGGTGTCATGACCATCCTGAACGCCTATGATGCGCTGGTGAAGAGTAAAATTCCACTTACCGCCAACCTGAAATTTCTCTTTGAAGGCGAAGAGGAAGTTGGTTCAACACACCTGGGTGCCATTTTTGATAAACACCGCGACAAACTGGCCAGCGATCTCTGGATCATTGCCGACGGACCGCGCCATGTATCGGGTAAACCCATCGTGCAGTTTGGCGTTCGGGGCGATGTGAATATGTATCTGACCGTATATGGAGCCAAGCGACCGCTTCATAGTGGCAATTACGGCAACTGGGCACCCAACCCGGCCATGCGGCTGGTGAAACTCCTCGCCAGCATGAAAGATGATAACGACCAGGTTATCATCAAGGGTTTTTATGATGACGTTGTGCCCTTAACCGTCAGCGAGAAACAGGCAATGGCTAATGTACCAAATATGGAAGCGGCCCTCAAAAAAGAACTGGGCATTGCTAAACCCGATGGTAACGGCGCACCATTTGTTGACCTGCTCATGCGCCCAACGCTGAACATTAACGGCATACAAAGTGCTAATGTCGGCGCTATGGCGGGTAACATTATTCCAACTAAAGCGGAGGCTGTACTTGATTTACGGCTCGTGCGCGGAAACGATGTAACGCGCCAGATGGGGCGGGTAGTCGATCATATTCGTGCGCAGGGATATCAGGTTCTTGACCACGAGCCAACCGATGCCGAACGCCAGCAGTATCCTAAACTCATCAAGATACAGACGGGCGTTGGCTACAACGCACAGCGGACACCAATGGACTTGCCCATTGCCCAGGAGGTTATTGCCGCCGTGCAGTCAGCCAGCACAGAACAAATTGTGTTGTCGCCGTCATCGGGTGGTAGCTTACCGCTCTATCTATTCGAGAAAGTGTTAAAGGCCAATGTCGTATCGGTGCCGGTGGTCAATTATGATAATAATCAACATGCTGAGAATGAGAATGTAAAAGTGCAGTATCTGTGGGAAGGAATAGAGATACTATCGGCTATTATGCTCATAAAATAA
- a CDS encoding YceI family protein: MEAQPATVTKWAIDPTHSEIQFKVKHLVISTVTGSFSQYEGEVESVGNDFADAKVSFSADISSISTGQEQRDGHLKSADFFDAEQFPKLSFVSTSMTKTGDDVYSLVGDLTMHGVTKSVTLKVEHGGQMVDFYGQTKAGFEAAGTIKRKEFGLTWDGVTEAGGVVVSDDVKLVLNIQLTKQA; this comes from the coding sequence ATGGAAGCACAACCCGCAACCGTTACTAAATGGGCCATTGACCCAACACACTCTGAAATTCAGTTCAAAGTGAAACACCTCGTTATTTCAACTGTAACGGGCTCGTTTTCGCAATACGAAGGAGAAGTCGAATCGGTAGGCAATGATTTTGCCGATGCAAAAGTTTCGTTCTCAGCCGACATCAGCAGCATCAGTACCGGGCAGGAGCAACGCGATGGTCACCTGAAATCGGCTGACTTCTTTGATGCCGAGCAGTTCCCGAAACTGTCGTTCGTATCGACCTCGATGACAAAAACAGGCGATGATGTGTATTCACTTGTTGGTGATTTAACTATGCACGGCGTAACAAAATCTGTTACCCTGAAAGTTGAACATGGCGGTCAAATGGTTGATTTTTACGGTCAAACCAAAGCTGGGTTTGAAGCAGCCGGAACCATCAAACGCAAAGAATTTGGCCTGACCTGGGATGGTGTAACCGAAGCGGGTGGCGTTGTAGTAAGTGACGACGTTAAACTGGTATTGAATATTCAATTGACAAAGCAGGCGTAA
- a CDS encoding N-acyl-D-amino-acid deacylase family protein, whose protein sequence is MRLTLLVIVIAASLSRLAAQSVKPTNNSYDVLIRNGLIYDGSGKPPQPGDVGIRGDRVVAIGKLTNAKATTVIDAQGKAVAPGFINVLSHTGLELMHDGHAMSDTKQGITTEVFGEISWGPVNTDAMRQQINMNLKPYNLTCNWTTLADFMVKLQQRGITPNIASYLGAGQVRESVLGEANVKPTAAQLTQMRSIVRKAMEEGALGITTALIYPPNTFASTDELVALCQEASRYGGRYIAHIRSEGDRLEEGVNELIKIGREANVPVELYHFKASGQRNWPRMQAAIELINTARQQGQDVTANMYTYTAGATGLTSCLPPYLFNGGFMAGWKRLQDPATRQKLAAEVRQSSNDWENMFQLAGSTDNILLTAFEVDSLKKYNGKTLGQIAAIWHKDPVETVMDLIVADKSRVETTYFLMSEENVKKGISQPWVSFGSDAASISDNRKDIGVVHPRTFGNFARLLGKYVRDEQVMSLEEGIRRLTSLPAANHKLAKRGLLMPGYFADVVIFDPATIADRATFADPFQYSVGVQHVLINGKLVLKDGEHTGVLPGRAIWGPGRTSRMPQRKMVLAN, encoded by the coding sequence ATGCGCCTAACACTACTCGTCATTGTCATTGCGGCCAGTCTGAGCCGCCTTGCTGCCCAATCTGTAAAACCTACAAACAATAGTTATGATGTTCTCATTCGTAATGGCCTGATCTACGATGGATCGGGGAAACCACCGCAGCCGGGTGATGTAGGCATTCGGGGCGACCGTGTGGTTGCCATCGGAAAACTTACAAATGCCAAAGCCACCACGGTTATTGATGCGCAGGGTAAAGCCGTAGCGCCGGGGTTCATCAACGTGCTCTCGCATACGGGGCTTGAACTGATGCACGATGGCCATGCCATGAGCGACACGAAACAGGGTATTACAACTGAAGTGTTCGGTGAAATCTCCTGGGGACCCGTTAACACCGATGCCATGCGGCAACAAATCAATATGAATCTGAAACCGTATAACCTAACCTGCAACTGGACAACACTGGCCGATTTTATGGTCAAGTTACAGCAACGGGGCATTACCCCCAACATCGCATCGTACCTCGGTGCCGGTCAGGTTCGGGAGAGTGTGCTGGGCGAGGCCAACGTAAAACCCACTGCCGCCCAGTTGACCCAAATGCGAAGCATTGTCAGGAAGGCGATGGAAGAAGGGGCCTTGGGTATTACAACGGCCCTCATTTATCCGCCGAATACCTTTGCCAGCACCGACGAACTGGTTGCGCTTTGCCAGGAAGCCAGCCGCTACGGTGGTCGTTACATTGCCCATATTCGCAGTGAAGGTGACCGGCTCGAAGAGGGCGTGAACGAACTGATCAAGATTGGACGCGAAGCCAACGTGCCGGTTGAACTGTACCATTTTAAGGCATCGGGGCAGCGTAACTGGCCCAGAATGCAGGCGGCCATTGAACTCATCAACACCGCTCGCCAGCAGGGGCAGGACGTAACGGCAAATATGTACACCTATACCGCCGGAGCAACCGGCCTGACATCCTGTTTGCCGCCCTACCTATTCAACGGCGGTTTTATGGCGGGCTGGAAGCGATTGCAGGACCCGGCTACCCGCCAGAAACTGGCCGCTGAAGTTCGGCAAAGCAGCAACGATTGGGAGAACATGTTTCAACTGGCAGGTTCGACCGATAATATTTTGCTGACTGCTTTTGAGGTCGATTCCCTGAAAAAATATAACGGCAAAACGCTCGGACAAATAGCGGCCATCTGGCATAAAGACCCTGTAGAAACGGTCATGGATCTGATCGTTGCCGATAAAAGCCGGGTCGAGACAACGTATTTTCTTATGTCGGAGGAGAACGTGAAAAAGGGCATCAGCCAGCCGTGGGTATCGTTTGGTTCCGATGCGGCCTCTATTTCCGACAACCGGAAAGATATTGGCGTTGTACACCCCCGTACATTTGGGAATTTTGCCCGCTTGCTGGGTAAATATGTTCGGGATGAGCAGGTTATGTCACTGGAGGAGGGCATTCGACGGTTAACGAGTTTACCGGCGGCAAATCATAAACTAGCCAAACGGGGCTTGCTTATGCCTGGTTATTTTGCTGATGTTGTCATCTTCGACCCGGCAACTATTGCCGATAGAGCGACCTTTGCCGACCCTTTTCAATATTCCGTAGGAGTCCAGCATGTGCTGATAAATGGCAAACTGGTGTTGAAAGATGGCGAACATACGGGTGTATTGCCCGGGCGGGCCATCTGGGGACCGGGCCGAACGAGCCGCATGCCCCAGCGGAAGATGGTCTTAGCGAATTAA